A single genomic interval of Desulfatiglans sp. harbors:
- a CDS encoding metal-dependent transcriptional regulator yields MLLTKEEIDEVLESIWCGKEIGSVKRADLLKIENPKVTEEVIDGLIDDDFIFEVRDEINLTQKGEEIARKLIRAHRLAERLFTDVMEIEDAPMEETACSLEHCLSHEALDAICTLLGHPRECPHGRHIPPGACCKRAEQNIQPVIMPLNRLKSGETGRIVYVSTKHHSRLDRLTDLGITPGEMVKVHQTYPAFVLKVGETDLAIDPEVLDDVYVRKNGKS; encoded by the coding sequence ATGTTACTGACAAAAGAAGAGATTGATGAGGTCCTTGAATCCATATGGTGCGGTAAGGAGATAGGCTCTGTAAAAAGGGCTGACCTTCTGAAAATAGAGAACCCTAAGGTAACAGAGGAGGTCATTGATGGGCTCATAGATGATGATTTCATATTTGAGGTCAGAGATGAGATAAACCTTACCCAGAAGGGAGAGGAGATTGCCAGGAAACTCATCAGGGCTCACAGGCTTGCTGAAAGGCTCTTTACAGATGTCATGGAGATAGAGGATGCACCCATGGAAGAGACTGCATGCAGCCTTGAACACTGCCTGAGCCATGAGGCCCTTGATGCCATATGCACCCTGCTTGGCCACCCGCGTGAATGCCCTCACGGCAGGCATATCCCTCCGGGGGCCTGCTGTAAAAGGGCGGAACAGAATATACAGCCTGTAATTATGCCCCTTAACAGATTAAAGTCGGGAGAAACAGGACGGATTGTATATGTCTCTACAAAACACCATTCACGCCTTGACAGGCTCACAGACCTTGGCATCACACCAGGCGAGATGGTAAAGGTTCATCAGACCTACCCCGCATTTGTACTCAAGGTGGGGGAGACAGACCTTGCCATTGACCCTGAGGTGCTGGATGATGTTTATGTCAGGAAGAATGGCAAAAGCTGA
- a CDS encoding ABC transporter ATP-binding protein, protein MTETDNIINLEKVSFSYPSGRKVINDLDLRLKKGERLGIIGPNGSGKSTMFRLIMGLLRPTSGRLTIFGKEMTHKRDFFPVRQRIGLLFQDPDDQLFNPTVLDDVAFGPLNQGKSIKDAKDISRKALSDLGIGDLEDRITYKLSGGEKKLVSLATVLAMKPEVLLLDEPTSGIDPDTTHKIMHILESIDVSAIIISHDMDFISHTTGVIYGMLDGRITKERGEFAHSHVHTHGHGEVPHTHSDISG, encoded by the coding sequence ATGACGGAAACAGATAACATCATAAACCTGGAAAAGGTATCCTTTTCATACCCTTCCGGTAGAAAGGTGATTAATGATCTTGACCTTCGCCTTAAAAAAGGGGAAAGGCTCGGCATAATCGGGCCAAACGGAAGCGGGAAGAGCACTATGTTCAGACTCATAATGGGTCTGTTAAGACCCACGAGCGGCAGACTCACTATCTTCGGGAAGGAGATGACACATAAAAGGGACTTCTTTCCGGTAAGGCAGCGGATCGGCCTGCTTTTTCAGGACCCGGATGACCAGCTTTTTAACCCGACCGTGCTTGATGATGTGGCCTTCGGGCCCCTTAATCAGGGGAAAAGTATTAAGGATGCAAAGGATATCTCAAGGAAGGCGCTTTCTGACCTTGGCATAGGGGATCTTGAGGATAGGATAACATATAAACTCTCCGGCGGGGAAAAGAAGCTTGTATCCCTTGCAACAGTGCTTGCCATGAAACCTGAGGTCCTTCTCCTTGATGAACCAACATCGGGCATTGATCCTGACACCACCCATAAAATAATGCATATACTTGAATCTATAGATGTTTCAGCCATAATCATCTCGCATGACATGGATTTTATCAGCCATACCACCGGGGTAATATATGGCATGTTAGATGGCAGGATTACTAAGGAAAGGGGAGAATTTGCACATAGCCATGTCCATACCCATGGTCATGGAGAGGTGCCCCATACCCACTCTGATATTTCCGGGTAA
- the cbiQ gene encoding cobalt ECF transporter T component CbiQ, whose amino-acid sequence MNINEGFSEGGSIIHRLDPRVRILSAFAFSVVISSSERVPPVFLGLIAALVIAALARLQVKKFLVRILCANLFILFLWLFLPFTIKGESLLQIGPFNISLEGLIYCLRLTIKSNAIITVLIALTATMPVFTMGRAMGALGLPSKIVNLFIFSYRYIHTIMNEYRRLKEAMEIRGFRPGTNLHTYRSYAYLAGMLIVKSHDRAERVHSAMLCRGFHGRFYDLTGFNINGADFIFVIIFLFTLTAIIFAR is encoded by the coding sequence ATGAATATCAATGAAGGCTTTTCAGAAGGGGGTTCCATAATACACAGGCTTGATCCCAGGGTCAGAATACTCTCTGCATTTGCCTTTTCAGTGGTAATATCATCTTCAGAAAGGGTTCCCCCTGTTTTTCTTGGCCTTATTGCTGCGCTTGTAATAGCGGCATTAGCCAGGCTTCAGGTTAAAAAATTCCTGGTGCGTATCCTCTGCGCTAATCTCTTTATACTGTTTTTGTGGCTCTTTCTCCCTTTTACCATAAAGGGGGAGAGCCTTTTACAGATCGGGCCGTTTAATATTTCACTGGAGGGGCTCATATACTGCCTTCGCCTTACAATAAAATCAAATGCCATAATTACTGTTCTTATCGCACTTACAGCCACAATGCCTGTGTTTACCATGGGCAGGGCAATGGGGGCGCTGGGTCTGCCTTCAAAGATAGTAAATCTATTTATTTTTTCTTACAGGTATATCCATACTATCATGAATGAATACCGAAGGCTTAAAGAGGCCATGGAGATAAGGGGATTCCGCCCTGGTACAAACCTGCATACTTACCGTTCCTATGCCTATCTGGCAGGGATGCTGATTGTTAAAAGTCATGACCGCGCAGAGCGGGTACATTCCGCGATGCTGTGCAGGGGCTTTCATGGTAGGTTTTATGACCTTACCGGGTTTAATATAAATGGTGCTGATTTTATTTTTGTGATCATATTTCTTTTTACCCTTACTGCTATTATCTTTGCAAGATGA
- the greA gene encoding transcription elongation factor GreA has translation MERIPFTKEGLDKVKEELAHIKKVERPDNIRAIEEARKHGDLSENAEYHAAKEKQSFLEGKINELESVIGQAEVIDFTNGPTDRVVFGRTVLLYNMETEEEVQYQLLGPYESDPDNGRISVKSPIGMALIGSEVGDEVRVKTPGGLQEYEVLEIL, from the coding sequence ATGGAGAGAATCCCGTTTACAAAGGAAGGTCTTGATAAGGTTAAGGAAGAGCTTGCACACATAAAAAAGGTTGAGCGTCCGGATAATATACGCGCCATTGAAGAGGCCAGAAAACATGGGGACCTGAGTGAGAATGCAGAATACCATGCAGCAAAGGAAAAGCAGTCATTTCTTGAAGGCAAGATAAATGAACTGGAATCGGTCATCGGTCAGGCAGAGGTAATAGATTTTACAAATGGCCCGACAGACAGGGTAGTTTTTGGCCGTACCGTGCTCCTCTATAATATGGAAACGGAAGAAGAGGTGCAGTATCAGCTTTTAGGGCCATATGAATCTGACCCTGATAATGGAAGGATCTCTGTAAAATCACCCATAGGCATGGCCCTTATCGGAAGCGAGGTGGGTGACGAGGTAAGGGTAAAAACACCTGGCGGGCTCCAGGAGTATGAGGTGCTGGAGATTTTATGA
- a CDS encoding YjbQ family protein yields MRSYRKELWFNVSTRRAFINITPDIEVCLKESEIKEGLLLCNAMHITASVFINDDESGLHHDYEKWLEQLAPHEPVSQYRHNVGEDNADAHMKRQIMGREVVVAITDGRLDFGPWEQIFYGEFDGRRRKRVLVKIIGE; encoded by the coding sequence ATGAGGTCATACAGAAAAGAGCTGTGGTTTAATGTGTCTACACGAAGGGCCTTTATCAATATCACGCCCGATATTGAGGTATGCCTGAAGGAGAGCGAAATTAAAGAGGGCCTATTACTCTGTAACGCAATGCATATCACCGCATCGGTCTTTATTAATGATGATGAATCAGGCCTGCACCACGATTATGAAAAATGGCTTGAACAACTCGCTCCTCATGAGCCTGTTTCACAGTACCGGCATAATGTAGGGGAGGACAATGCGGATGCCCACATGAAAAGGCAGATCATGGGAAGAGAGGTGGTTGTTGCCATAACAGATGGCAGGCTTGACTTCGGCCCCTGGGAACAGATCTTTTACGGCGAGTTTGACGG
- the feoB gene encoding ferrous iron transport protein B — translation MSPSGHDTKKQLDYMERDKIILVGNPNVGKSVIFGLLTGKYVTVSNYPGTTVEVSRAFSRFGGKKKYLVIDTPGTNSLIPQSEDERVTRDILLDENAQIVVQVADSKNLRRGLSISIQLSEMEIPFILDVNMVDEAMSRGIYIDTKKLGQILGTEVIPTVATRREGIHGIIKGISNPLKPNVAVDYGDKLETGIRQIQGLYPEKISRLIAIMLLEGEHGIDEWFSARYGKEAIERVYAIRTSIQSMSPTPLSYLINKRRMAKVDEIMREVQTKDERAADHNIAQTFGRLSMHPVWGIPILLAVLYITYKIVGEFGAGTCVDFMESIVFGEYINPFLRRVVHSVTGNALIREFLIGEYGIFTMAFTYAIAIVLPIVGFFFLIFGLMEDSGYMPRLAIMVNRIFRIIGLNGTAVLPMILGLGCATMATLTARILPSKKERIIITLLLALAVPCSAQLGVIFGGTSTISPWATIIWAFVIICVIFVIGYFSSIVIPGKKSDFILETPPIRIPKFSNIVIKTFARIEWYLKEAVPLFMLGTIILFTLDKLGVLTLIQDLAAPVVVNLLGLPKEIAGAFVMGFLRRDYAAVLVVKEGNLDPIQMLVALVTITLFVPCIANMFIMIKERGIKTASIIVSFIFVFAFLFGGLFNFILRILKVTL, via the coding sequence ATGAGCCCGAGCGGTCATGATACCAAAAAACAACTGGATTACATGGAAAGGGACAAGATCATACTTGTCGGTAACCCCAATGTGGGGAAAAGTGTAATCTTCGGGCTACTGACCGGCAAATATGTAACCGTCTCCAACTACCCCGGAACAACCGTTGAGGTATCAAGGGCATTCTCCCGTTTTGGCGGCAAAAAAAAATATCTGGTTATTGACACCCCTGGCACCAACAGCCTCATTCCCCAGTCAGAAGACGAAAGGGTTACGCGCGACATACTCCTTGACGAAAATGCACAGATTGTTGTCCAGGTGGCCGATTCAAAAAATCTGCGCAGGGGACTTTCCATAAGCATACAGCTTTCTGAAATGGAGATACCCTTTATATTGGACGTCAACATGGTTGATGAGGCGATGAGCAGGGGTATTTACATAGACACAAAAAAACTCGGCCAGATCCTCGGAACCGAGGTTATCCCCACTGTTGCCACCAGAAGGGAGGGGATACATGGGATCATAAAGGGGATCTCAAACCCTCTGAAACCAAATGTAGCTGTGGATTATGGCGATAAGCTGGAAACTGGGATAAGGCAGATACAGGGGCTTTACCCTGAAAAGATATCCAGGTTGATTGCCATAATGCTCCTTGAGGGGGAGCATGGAATAGATGAATGGTTTTCAGCCAGGTATGGCAAAGAGGCAATTGAGAGGGTATATGCGATAAGAACCTCTATTCAGTCCATGAGCCCCACACCGTTAAGCTACCTTATCAACAAGCGCAGGATGGCAAAGGTAGATGAGATCATGAGGGAGGTTCAGACAAAGGATGAACGGGCCGCGGATCACAATATCGCCCAGACCTTTGGCAGGCTTTCCATGCACCCTGTATGGGGCATACCCATTCTGCTTGCAGTGCTCTACATTACATACAAGATTGTTGGTGAATTCGGCGCAGGCACATGTGTTGATTTTATGGAGAGCATCGTGTTCGGTGAATATATCAACCCATTCTTAAGAAGGGTTGTTCATTCAGTAACAGGTAATGCACTCATAAGGGAATTCCTGATCGGTGAATATGGCATCTTTACCATGGCCTTCACCTACGCCATCGCGATAGTGCTTCCCATTGTGGGTTTCTTCTTTTTGATTTTTGGTCTTATGGAAGACTCAGGGTATATGCCAAGGCTTGCAATAATGGTTAACAGGATATTCAGGATAATCGGCCTCAATGGCACCGCTGTTTTACCCATGATTCTGGGCCTGGGGTGCGCGACCATGGCAACCCTTACCGCAAGGATACTCCCCAGCAAAAAGGAGAGGATTATCATTACACTGCTCCTGGCCCTTGCTGTCCCGTGCTCTGCCCAGCTTGGTGTAATCTTTGGCGGGACATCAACCATATCCCCCTGGGCCACCATTATCTGGGCCTTCGTCATTATATGTGTCATCTTTGTGATCGGCTATTTCTCATCTATCGTGATCCCCGGGAAAAAATCAGATTTCATACTTGAGACTCCGCCCATCAGGATACCCAAGTTTTCAAACATAGTTATAAAAACCTTTGCACGTATTGAGTGGTATCTGAAAGAGGCAGTTCCCCTGTTCATGCTGGGCACAATAATACTATTTACCCTTGATAAACTGGGCGTACTTACACTGATTCAGGATTTAGCCGCGCCTGTTGTGGTGAACCTGCTCGGGCTTCCAAAGGAGATTGCAGGTGCATTTGTGATGGGGTTTTTAAGAAGAGATTACGCTGCAGTGCTTGTTGTAAAGGAGGGAAACCTTGATCCGATCCAGATGCTCGTAGCCCTTGTCACCATCACCCTTTTTGTGCCCTGCATAGCCAATATGTTTATAATGATCAAGGAGCGCGGCATAAAGACAGCCTCCATTATTGTATCTTTTATATTTGTCTTTGCCTTTTTGTTCGGCGGGTTATTTAATTTTATTCTGCGTATACTTAAGGTAACCCTATGA